In Sphingomonas sp. SUN019, one genomic interval encodes:
- the pgl gene encoding 6-phosphogluconolactonase: protein MTEIEWWEYEDAAEMAGAVAGDVQFIIESAIDARGAAVIALPGGKTPVPIYEKLSAAKLDWKRVTIVPTDERVVPLGDALSNVTMIAKAFLPKGARVMPIVPGANADYKAAGRSADALMQDLHWPLDLCLLGVGGDGHTASIFPGPDFDEALNGPKERRALGVMPEPLPPEAPVARVTLSRQGIITARALMIAVTGAGKKRVIEDAISEGAGSPYPIGRVLADAELPVDIHWAP, encoded by the coding sequence ATGACCGAGATCGAATGGTGGGAATATGAGGACGCGGCCGAGATGGCGGGCGCGGTCGCTGGCGATGTGCAGTTCATCATCGAAAGCGCGATCGACGCGCGGGGCGCGGCGGTCATCGCTTTGCCCGGCGGCAAGACTCCGGTCCCGATCTACGAGAAACTGAGCGCGGCGAAGCTCGACTGGAAGCGCGTCACGATCGTGCCGACCGACGAACGCGTCGTGCCGCTGGGCGATGCGCTGAGCAATGTGACGATGATCGCCAAGGCGTTCCTGCCGAAGGGCGCGCGCGTCATGCCGATCGTGCCGGGTGCCAATGCCGACTACAAGGCGGCGGGGCGGTCGGCCGATGCGCTGATGCAGGATCTGCACTGGCCGCTGGACCTGTGCCTGCTGGGCGTCGGCGGCGATGGGCATACCGCGTCGATCTTCCCCGGCCCCGATTTCGACGAGGCGCTGAACGGCCCGAAGGAACGCCGCGCGCTGGGCGTGATGCCCGAGCCGCTGCCGCCCGAGGCCCCGGTCGCGCGCGTCACTTTGTCGCGGCAGGGGATCATCACCGCGCGGGCATTGATGATTGCGGTGACCGGCGCGGGCAAGAAGCGCGTGATCGAGGACGCCATCTCCGAAGGCGCGGGCTCGCCCTATCCGATCGGTCGCGTGCTGGCCGATGCCGAACTGCCGGTGGACATCCATTGGGCACCGTGA
- the edd gene encoding phosphogluconate dehydratase, with translation MNPAVSAVTDRIIERSRPTRSAYLALIERERETWIGRPSLGCANLAHAYAGTPEDRDAMKAGDGMNIGIVTAYNDMLSAHAVYYRYPELMKVWAREVGATAQVAGGVPAMCDGVTQGYAGMELSLFSRDTIALATAIALSHGTFEGAALLGICDKIVPGLLMGALRFGHLPMVLIPGGPMPSGLANKTKAAVRERFATGDASREELLDSEIAAYHTTGTCTFFGTANTNQMMMEVMGLHMPGSAFVNPGTKLRQELTRAATHRVAAIGWRGDDYRPLGWCVDEKAIVNAAVGLLATGGSTNHLLHVPAIARAAGIVIDWEDFDRLSCAVPTIARVYPNGSADVNAFEAAGGMPYVIRQLLEGGYLHGDILTVNADGLAASAQKPSIENDTLAWKPVTESGDETIVRPVTNPFSPDGGMRILAGNIGRACIKVSAVERERWIVEAPARVFIDQLDVLEAFKRGELEQDVVVVVRFQGPRANGMPELHKLTPPLGVLQNRGFRVALVTDGRMSGASGKVPCAIHCSPEALLDGAIGLIRDGDMIRVDAINGTLDALVDPAEWAARVPAPAPPPATGMGRELFGMFRGLSDEAEKGASAVLAGAGL, from the coding sequence ATGAACCCCGCCGTCAGCGCCGTCACCGACCGGATCATCGAACGCTCGCGCCCGACCCGGTCAGCCTATCTGGCGCTGATCGAGCGTGAGCGCGAGACGTGGATCGGACGACCGTCGCTCGGCTGCGCGAACCTGGCCCACGCTTATGCCGGAACGCCCGAAGACCGTGACGCCATGAAGGCGGGCGACGGCATGAACATCGGGATCGTAACCGCGTACAACGACATGCTGTCGGCGCACGCGGTCTACTATCGCTATCCCGAACTGATGAAGGTGTGGGCGCGCGAGGTCGGCGCGACGGCGCAAGTGGCTGGCGGCGTGCCCGCGATGTGCGACGGCGTGACGCAGGGCTATGCCGGCATGGAACTGTCGCTGTTCAGCCGCGACACGATCGCGCTGGCGACCGCGATCGCTTTGTCCCACGGCACGTTTGAGGGCGCGGCGCTGCTCGGCATCTGCGACAAGATCGTGCCGGGGCTGCTGATGGGCGCGCTGCGCTTCGGGCATCTGCCGATGGTGCTGATCCCCGGCGGGCCGATGCCGTCGGGGCTGGCCAACAAGACGAAGGCCGCGGTGCGCGAGCGGTTCGCGACCGGCGACGCCAGCCGCGAGGAGCTGCTCGACAGTGAGATCGCGGCGTATCACACGACGGGCACCTGCACCTTTTTCGGCACCGCCAACACCAATCAGATGATGATGGAGGTGATGGGGCTGCACATGCCGGGATCGGCGTTCGTCAATCCGGGCACGAAGCTGCGGCAGGAATTGACCCGTGCCGCGACGCACCGCGTGGCGGCGATCGGCTGGCGCGGCGACGACTATCGGCCGCTCGGCTGGTGCGTGGATGAGAAGGCGATCGTCAATGCCGCGGTCGGGCTGCTGGCGACAGGCGGGTCGACCAACCATCTGCTTCACGTCCCCGCCATCGCGCGCGCGGCGGGGATCGTGATCGATTGGGAGGACTTCGATCGCCTGTCGTGCGCAGTCCCGACGATCGCGCGGGTCTATCCCAACGGGTCGGCCGACGTGAATGCGTTCGAGGCCGCCGGGGGTATGCCCTATGTCATCAGGCAGTTGCTGGAGGGCGGTTATCTCCACGGCGACATATTGACTGTGAATGCGGACGGCCTCGCAGCTTCGGCGCAAAAGCCGTCGATCGAGAACGATACGCTCGCGTGGAAACCGGTGACCGAAAGCGGCGACGAGACGATCGTCCGACCGGTGACGAACCCCTTTTCGCCCGATGGCGGGATGCGCATTCTGGCGGGTAATATCGGGCGCGCGTGCATCAAGGTGTCGGCGGTCGAGCGCGAGCGATGGATCGTCGAGGCTCCGGCGCGGGTGTTCATCGACCAGCTCGACGTGCTGGAGGCGTTCAAGCGCGGCGAGCTGGAACAGGATGTCGTCGTCGTCGTGCGGTTCCAGGGGCCGCGCGCGAACGGGATGCCCGAACTCCATAAGCTGACCCCGCCGCTCGGGGTGTTGCAAAACCGCGGATTTCGCGTGGCGCTGGTCACCGATGGGCGGATGTCGGGGGCGAGCGGCAAGGTGCCGTGCGCGATCCATTGTTCGCCCGAAGCGTTGCTGGACGGCGCGATCGGGCTGATCCGCGACGGCGACATGATCCGGGTCGACGCGATCAACGGCACGCTCGATGCCCTCGTCGATCCGGCTGAATGGGCCGCGCGTGTCCCCGCCCCAGCCCCGCCGCCCGCGACCGGCATGGGCCGCGAATTGTTCGGGATGTTCCGCGGGCTTAGCGACGAGGCCGAAAAGGGCGCGAGTGCGGTGCTGGCTGGGGCGGGTTTGTGA
- the glk gene encoding glucokinase — protein sequence MEVVAVDIGGTHARFAIAEVDGGRVVSMDEPVTLKTAEHASLQTAWQAFDAQTDRPIPKAAAISVASPITGDVIRLTNNPWVIRPSLIGERLGAETYTIINDFGAVGHAVAQLPKDQFVHLCGPDTDLPGDGVTTVCGPGTGLGVAQVLKVEGRYHVLPTEGGHVDYAPLDGIEDAIVKRLRKTFTRVSTERVVAGPAIVAIYETLAEMEGRSVPSRDDKTIWAEALDGSDSIALAALDRFCLALGAVAGDLALAHGAKGVVIAGGLGLRIKDKLIRSGFDQRFVAKGRFQSLMAGIPVKLITHPQPGLFGAAAAFAQEHS from the coding sequence ATGGAAGTAGTGGCAGTCGACATCGGCGGCACGCACGCGCGCTTCGCGATCGCAGAAGTGGATGGCGGGCGCGTCGTGTCGATGGATGAGCCGGTGACGCTAAAGACCGCCGAACACGCCAGCCTGCAGACCGCGTGGCAGGCGTTCGACGCGCAGACCGATCGCCCGATCCCGAAGGCCGCGGCGATATCGGTCGCGTCGCCGATCACCGGCGACGTTATCCGGCTGACTAACAACCCATGGGTGATCCGGCCGTCGCTGATCGGCGAGCGGCTGGGTGCGGAAACCTATACGATCATCAACGATTTCGGCGCGGTCGGGCATGCGGTGGCGCAATTGCCGAAGGACCAGTTCGTCCATCTGTGCGGTCCCGACACCGACCTGCCGGGCGATGGCGTGACGACGGTTTGTGGCCCCGGCACCGGGCTGGGCGTGGCGCAGGTCTTGAAGGTCGAGGGGCGCTATCACGTGTTGCCGACCGAGGGTGGGCACGTCGATTACGCGCCGCTCGACGGGATCGAGGATGCGATCGTCAAGCGGCTGCGGAAAACCTTCACGCGCGTGTCGACCGAACGCGTCGTCGCGGGACCGGCGATCGTCGCGATCTACGAGACGCTCGCCGAAATGGAAGGACGTTCGGTGCCGAGCCGCGACGACAAGACGATCTGGGCCGAGGCGCTGGACGGGTCCGATTCGATCGCGCTGGCCGCGCTCGACCGTTTCTGCCTCGCGCTGGGCGCCGTCGCGGGCGATCTGGCGCTGGCGCATGGCGCGAAAGGCGTGGTGATCGCGGGCGGGCTTGGCCTGCGGATCAAGGACAAATTGATCCGGTCGGGCTTCGACCAGCGGTTCGTCGCGAAGGGGCGGTTCCAGTCGTTGATGGCGGGCATTCCCGTGAAACTCATCACCCATCCGCAGCCGGGCCTGTTCGGCGCCGCCGCTGCTTTCGCACAGGAACATTCGTGA